A genome region from Desulfurobacterium atlanticum includes the following:
- a CDS encoding HPr-rel-A system PqqD family peptide chaperone, whose amino-acid sequence MSKLNRLAINDEGFIFDPETGNSFTVNGTGLFILKLIKDGKNVEEIIETLTQEFEVDREEAMRDVTDFIEQLRLFGLVEPEEYND is encoded by the coding sequence ATGAGTAAGCTTAACAGGCTGGCTATAAATGATGAGGGATTTATCTTTGACCCTGAAACTGGAAACAGTTTCACCGTAAACGGCACAGGACTTTTTATCCTTAAACTTATTAAAGATGGAAAAAACGTTGAGGAGATAATTGAAACTTTAACTCAAGAATTTGAAGTTGATAGAGAAGAAGCGATGAGAGATGTGACCGATTTTATAGAACAATTAAGACTATTCGGGCTCGTTGAACCGGAGGAGTATAATGATTAA
- a CDS encoding ATP-grasp domain-containing protein, with the protein MINVAVSGINAVDNPGPGIGVIKSIKEANKDAKIIGLAYDAMEPGVYMDWLIDRTFIMPYPSEGEEPFINRLLYIKETEGLDVVIPTLDAELPLFIANAEKLKACGISTFLPTKKQFRLRAKDSLSELAETIGLKVPESFTVTSYEELTEAINKLKFPVMIKGVFYKAYKAFTYQEATSYFNKIAAEWGYPIIVQKVVSGEEMNVVGVGDGEGENFGLVGIKKLWITSLGKIWTGVTVKHEKMLMAAERFVKATKWKGAFELECIVSNDDIYLIEVNPRFPAWVYFSTGVGVNLPARLLDAALGKEPPRDSEYPPGKLYIRFTDDFITDMDIFQKIVTRGER; encoded by the coding sequence ATGATTAATGTAGCTGTATCAGGTATTAATGCAGTGGACAATCCGGGTCCCGGCATAGGTGTAATAAAGAGCATCAAAGAAGCTAATAAAGATGCAAAAATAATAGGTCTTGCATATGATGCGATGGAACCTGGTGTATATATGGACTGGCTGATAGATCGCACATTTATAATGCCCTATCCATCTGAAGGAGAAGAACCATTTATCAACAGACTGCTTTACATAAAGGAGACTGAAGGTCTTGATGTTGTGATTCCGACTCTTGATGCTGAACTACCACTTTTCATAGCGAATGCCGAAAAATTAAAAGCCTGTGGTATTTCAACATTTCTTCCAACAAAGAAACAGTTCAGGTTAAGGGCAAAGGATAGCCTCTCAGAACTTGCAGAAACGATAGGGTTAAAAGTGCCTGAAAGCTTTACGGTAACATCTTACGAAGAACTTACAGAAGCGATTAATAAACTCAAATTTCCCGTAATGATTAAAGGAGTTTTTTATAAAGCATATAAAGCTTTTACCTATCAGGAGGCAACATCCTACTTTAATAAAATTGCTGCTGAGTGGGGTTATCCGATAATTGTTCAAAAAGTTGTATCCGGTGAAGAGATGAACGTTGTCGGTGTGGGAGATGGTGAAGGTGAAAATTTTGGACTTGTTGGAATTAAAAAACTCTGGATAACTTCTCTTGGGAAAATCTGGACAGGTGTAACTGTGAAGCATGAAAAAATGCTTATGGCAGCAGAAAGATTTGTAAAAGCAACAAAATGGAAAGGGGCATTTGAGCTTGAGTGTATAGTTTCAAATGATGATATATATCTTATAGAAGTTAACCCCCGCTTTCCCGCATGGGTCTATTTCTCTACAGGAGTTGGAGTCAATCTACCTGCAAGGCTTCTTGACGCTGCACTTGGCAAAGAACCACCAAGGGATAGTGAATATCCTCCTGGGAAACTTTACATAAGATTTACCGATGACTTTATAACTGATATGGACATATTCCAGAAAATAGTAACAAGAGGTGAAAGATGA
- a CDS encoding alanine racemase — MRKPYEKPTIFKLHTGMMNKFGSFAYPLSRRVRTEIDSIPIKELVEKYGTPLFVFSEKTLRRKFREIKQAFTTRYPNVEFTWSYKTNYLDAICAILHDEGETAEVVSEFEYEKARRLGVPGNQIIFNGPYKPKSILKTAIKEGAKINIDTFEEITDIEEVAAELGIKPQVGIRLNMDTGIHPQWSRFGFNLESGQAFDAVKRITYGGQLELCGLHCHIGTFILEPKAYETEVKKMVEFAYRIEDEFGLKIEYIDVGGGFPSKNRLKGVYLPPEVAVPSIEEIADRICSALLSSLRPGDFPKLIIESGRAIVDEAGYLITQVHATKRLPDGRKGYILDAGVNILFTAFWYHFNIEIDRNVTGPSEPCILYGPLCMNIDVVDDLAYLPPLPRGTNLILSPVGAYNVTQWMQFIRYRPNVVLIGENGEVDLIREAETLEDIVNREHLPERLKLKED, encoded by the coding sequence ATGAGAAAACCTTATGAGAAACCAACAATATTTAAACTTCACACAGGTATGATGAATAAATTTGGCAGTTTCGCATATCCGCTTTCAAGAAGAGTAAGGACAGAAATAGACTCTATACCTATAAAAGAACTGGTGGAAAAGTATGGAACGCCGCTGTTTGTCTTTTCTGAGAAGACATTAAGAAGAAAATTCAGAGAGATAAAACAAGCTTTCACCACAAGATATCCGAATGTTGAATTTACATGGTCTTATAAAACAAATTATCTTGATGCCATCTGCGCAATTCTGCATGATGAAGGAGAAACAGCTGAAGTCGTATCCGAGTTTGAATATGAAAAAGCAAGAAGGTTGGGAGTGCCTGGAAATCAGATAATTTTCAACGGACCGTATAAACCAAAAAGTATCCTCAAAACAGCGATAAAAGAAGGAGCAAAGATAAACATTGATACTTTTGAAGAGATTACAGATATTGAAGAGGTTGCAGCAGAACTTGGGATAAAACCACAGGTAGGCATAAGGCTTAATATGGATACCGGGATTCATCCTCAGTGGAGCAGATTCGGTTTCAACCTTGAATCTGGCCAAGCATTTGATGCTGTAAAAAGGATAACCTACGGCGGGCAACTTGAACTATGCGGTCTTCACTGCCATATAGGTACTTTCATTCTTGAACCTAAAGCATACGAAACTGAAGTGAAAAAAATGGTTGAATTTGCATACAGAATAGAAGATGAATTTGGACTAAAAATAGAATACATAGATGTCGGAGGAGGATTCCCGTCAAAGAACAGGCTTAAAGGAGTATATCTTCCCCCTGAAGTTGCCGTTCCTTCAATAGAAGAAATAGCAGACAGAATCTGCAGTGCTCTTCTTTCATCTTTAAGACCTGGAGATTTTCCCAAGCTTATTATTGAAAGTGGAAGAGCCATAGTTGACGAAGCCGGATATCTTATCACTCAGGTTCATGCCACAAAAAGACTTCCTGATGGAAGGAAAGGATACATACTTGATGCTGGAGTTAATATACTGTTTACAGCTTTCTGGTATCACTTTAACATTGAGATTGATAGAAATGTTACAGGACCTTCGGAACCTTGCATCCTTTACGGACCGTTATGTATGAACATTGATGTTGTTGACGACCTTGCATATCTTCCTCCTCTACCAAGGGGAACAAATCTTATCCTTTCACCTGTAGGTGCATACAACGTTACCCAGTGGATGCAGTTTATAAGATACAGGCCAAACGTAGTTTTAATAGGTGAAAACGGAGAAGTTGACCTTATCAGAGAAGCGGAAACTCTTGAAGATATAGTAAATAGAGAACACCTTCCAGAAAGACTGAAACTAAAGGAAGATTAG
- the cdd gene encoding cytidine deaminase encodes MEELLKLAKEHVKHCYCPYSDFHVVAVLETISGKKFVGVNVENSSYGLTVCAERVAIFKAISEGEKNFSKILIYSPDGTPFPCGACRQVMAEFCSEDFEVIVATENKILSYTLKKLLPFSFNLNR; translated from the coding sequence ATGGAAGAGCTTTTAAAACTTGCAAAAGAGCATGTTAAGCACTGCTACTGTCCATACTCAGATTTTCACGTGGTAGCCGTCCTTGAAACCATTTCAGGGAAAAAGTTTGTTGGGGTTAATGTTGAAAACAGCTCTTACGGTTTGACTGTTTGTGCCGAAAGAGTTGCAATATTCAAAGCAATAAGTGAAGGGGAAAAAAATTTTTCAAAAATACTTATATATTCTCCAGACGGTACACCTTTCCCTTGCGGTGCATGTAGACAGGTTATGGCAGAATTCTGTAGTGAAGACTTTGAAGTCATAGTAGCAACAGAAAATAAAATCCTTTCATATACACTGAAAAAACTGCTTCCGTTCTCTTTTAATCTAAACAGATGA
- a CDS encoding response regulator transcription factor — MRILFVEDDEDLGEVVKYNLEKEKFIVDWVKDGKEALEKALKDTYDLIILDIMLPGVDGTHICKALREKEKTKETPIIMLTALCDEDTKVKSFSYGADDYVTKPFSIKELIARIKAIARRWKISTEEKLKFKGITLDETTKQVEIDGESLPLTKTEYQLLKTFLSNPNKVFSREELLEKIWGKEHKEHTRTLDVYISRLRKKLGQYGKYLKTLPRLGYKLSAEE, encoded by the coding sequence ATGAGAATCCTTTTTGTTGAAGACGATGAAGATCTTGGAGAAGTTGTCAAGTATAATCTTGAGAAAGAGAAATTTATCGTTGATTGGGTAAAAGACGGCAAAGAAGCTCTTGAAAAAGCTCTGAAGGACACCTACGATTTAATAATCCTTGATATAATGCTTCCTGGAGTAGATGGCACACATATATGTAAAGCTTTAAGAGAAAAGGAAAAAACAAAAGAAACTCCTATAATAATGTTAACTGCCCTGTGTGATGAAGACACAAAAGTAAAAAGCTTTTCTTACGGAGCTGATGATTATGTAACAAAACCTTTCAGTATAAAAGAATTAATCGCAAGGATCAAAGCAATAGCAAGAAGATGGAAAATATCAACTGAAGAAAAACTAAAATTTAAAGGTATAACCCTTGACGAAACTACCAAACAGGTTGAGATTGATGGAGAAAGTCTACCGCTGACAAAAACCGAATATCAGCTTTTAAAAACATTTTTATCAAATCCCAACAAAGTTTTCTCAAGAGAAGAACTACTTGAAAAAATCTGGGGAAAAGAACATAAAGAACATACAAGAACCCTTGATGTTTACATAAGCAGATTAAGGAAAAAGCTCGGGCAATACGGAAAATATCTTAAAACACTTCCAAGACTCGGATATAAACTTTCAGCGGAGGAATAA
- the hisD gene encoding histidinol dehydrogenase — MKIVDLRKSNWESDPDLNRIKNRGQGLEGKYAQSVLEIIENVRKYGDTAVFGYAKKFDRVDLTPENVKVSEIEIEETFKKVEPEAVEAIKLAVERVKRFHEHQKENSYFVTEDGMVLGQKVTPLDSAGIYVPGGKASYPSSVIMNAVPAKVAGVKKVIMVTPAIGSLKVNPYSLVAAKLSGVDEIYRVGGAHGVAAIAFGTASIPKVDKIVGPGNIYVALAKKFLFGQVDIDMVAGPSEILIIADETANPEWVAVDLLSQAEHDELAGSFLVTHDEKTAFETVEKVNELLKKLKRKEIAKKSIENFGTVFLTENVKHSCEVANVIAPEHLEVATKEPFALLDNIKNAGAIFLGHYTCESLGDYLLGPNHVLPTGGSAKFFSPLGVYDFIKRSSILYVSKEGFEKVSSFTALLADIEGLEAHGLAARIRDEKKIKVAQKADN; from the coding sequence ATGAAAATAGTTGACCTTAGAAAATCAAACTGGGAAAGTGATCCTGACCTTAACAGAATTAAAAACAGAGGGCAGGGACTTGAAGGGAAATATGCCCAATCTGTTCTTGAAATAATAGAAAATGTAAGAAAATACGGAGATACTGCTGTTTTTGGATATGCAAAAAAATTTGATAGGGTTGATCTTACACCTGAAAATGTAAAAGTATCTGAAATAGAAATAGAAGAAACTTTTAAAAAAGTTGAGCCTGAAGCTGTTGAAGCTATAAAACTTGCGGTTGAAAGAGTAAAAAGATTTCATGAACATCAGAAAGAGAATTCCTATTTTGTGACAGAAGACGGAATGGTTTTAGGACAAAAAGTTACTCCCCTTGATAGTGCCGGAATCTATGTTCCCGGAGGAAAAGCATCATACCCTTCTTCTGTAATTATGAATGCGGTGCCTGCAAAAGTTGCAGGAGTTAAAAAAGTTATTATGGTGACACCTGCTATCGGTTCTCTGAAAGTTAATCCCTACTCCCTTGTAGCTGCAAAGTTATCAGGTGTTGATGAAATATACAGAGTTGGTGGAGCACACGGAGTTGCGGCAATAGCGTTTGGAACAGCTTCTATTCCAAAAGTTGATAAGATTGTTGGTCCTGGCAACATCTACGTTGCACTTGCAAAGAAATTTCTATTTGGCCAGGTTGACATAGATATGGTAGCAGGCCCAAGTGAAATTCTCATAATAGCTGATGAAACAGCAAATCCTGAATGGGTTGCAGTTGACCTTTTATCTCAGGCTGAACACGACGAACTTGCTGGTTCATTCCTTGTAACCCACGATGAAAAAACAGCCTTTGAAACAGTAGAAAAAGTAAACGAACTTCTTAAGAAACTAAAAAGAAAAGAGATAGCAAAAAAATCTATAGAGAATTTTGGCACCGTATTTTTAACCGAAAATGTAAAACATTCCTGTGAAGTGGCAAATGTTATAGCACCAGAGCACCTTGAAGTCGCCACAAAGGAACCGTTTGCACTTCTTGACAACATTAAAAACGCTGGTGCTATATTCCTTGGACACTATACATGTGAATCTCTTGGAGATTATCTTCTTGGACCAAACCACGTTCTCCCAACAGGTGGAAGTGCAAAATTCTTTTCCCCTCTTGGTGTTTACGACTTTATTAAAAGAAGTTCTATTCTTTACGTAAGCAAAGAAGGTTTTGAAAAAGTTTCCTCTTTCACAGCTTTACTTGCTGATATAGAAGGGCTTGAAGCCCACGGATTAGCGGCAAGAATAAGAGATGAAAAGAAAATAAAAGTTGCTCAAAAAGCTGATAACTAA
- a CDS encoding aspartate carbamoyltransferase catalytic subunit, protein MKHLISCKELTKEEALNLINTGFKIREALRKGRKKFTALRGNCVVNLFFEASTRTRTSFEKAGKFLSADVINISASASSVKKGETLIDTVKNLDMMHPDIIVLRHACEGACNTIIPYIDAGIVNAGDGCHEHPSQALLDAMTIIENKETVEGLNIVIAGDIVHSRVARSDIILFQKLGANLFIFGPSTMMPRYPDALGVKVLSSFEEVAEIADVLILLRIQLERLNAKKVFPSLREYSKFFGLNKKRLEMMKKDAIVMHPGPVNRGVEINNDVITSSKSVIFEQVENGLAIRMAILTTLCNKKEKLLEEIDA, encoded by the coding sequence ATGAAACACCTTATATCATGTAAAGAACTAACGAAAGAGGAAGCCCTGAACCTGATAAACACAGGATTTAAAATCAGAGAAGCTTTAAGAAAGGGAAGAAAAAAATTTACAGCATTAAGAGGCAACTGTGTTGTTAACCTATTCTTTGAAGCAAGCACAAGAACAAGAACATCTTTTGAAAAAGCTGGAAAATTTCTTTCAGCAGATGTTATCAACATCTCAGCATCTGCAAGCAGTGTAAAAAAGGGAGAAACTTTAATAGATACCGTTAAAAACCTTGATATGATGCATCCTGACATAATAGTTCTACGCCATGCCTGTGAAGGTGCATGTAATACAATAATCCCTTACATAGATGCAGGAATAGTAAATGCAGGAGACGGATGCCACGAACATCCATCTCAAGCACTCCTTGATGCAATGACAATAATAGAAAATAAAGAAACCGTTGAAGGGCTGAATATAGTAATAGCAGGTGATATTGTTCACAGCAGAGTTGCCCGCTCTGACATTATCCTTTTTCAAAAACTTGGAGCAAACCTTTTCATATTCGGTCCTTCAACAATGATGCCAAGATATCCTGATGCTTTAGGAGTAAAGGTTCTATCTTCGTTTGAAGAAGTTGCAGAGATTGCAGATGTATTAATTCTTTTAAGAATCCAGCTTGAAAGACTTAACGCAAAAAAAGTGTTCCCATCTCTCAGAGAATACAGTAAATTTTTTGGACTCAATAAAAAAAGACTTGAAATGATGAAAAAAGATGCCATCGTAATGCATCCTGGACCTGTAAACAGAGGAGTAGAAATCAACAACGATGTTATCACATCTTCAAAATCTGTAATTTTTGAGCAGGTTGAAAACGGACTTGCTATCAGAATGGCCATTCTTACAACCCTATGTAATAAAAAAGAAAAACTGCTGGAGGAGATAGATGCGTAA
- a CDS encoding cytochrome c3 family protein, which translates to MRKLTLITLPLLFVISCGQSGVLNKDLIYKAKEKGAPGDVVFSHVYHVKVKKQKCSSCHPELFKKKFGYDKITMQLIWEGKSCGACHNGQKAFSAKDKNQCIRCHSIK; encoded by the coding sequence ATGCGTAAACTTACACTCATCACATTACCACTTCTTTTTGTTATATCCTGCGGTCAGAGTGGTGTTTTAAACAAAGACCTTATCTATAAAGCAAAAGAGAAAGGGGCACCTGGAGATGTTGTCTTCAGCCATGTGTATCACGTTAAAGTAAAAAAACAGAAATGCTCTTCCTGCCATCCTGAATTGTTTAAAAAGAAATTCGGATATGACAAAATCACAATGCAGTTAATATGGGAAGGAAAATCCTGCGGTGCATGTCACAATGGACAGAAAGCTTTCAGTGCCAAAGACAAAAACCAGTGTATCAGATGTCACAGTATAAAGTAA
- a CDS encoding dihydroorotase — MDSLLIKGAYIVDPAQNIEEKRDVLIENGKIVKTEKNIPESQASRIVDVEGLILTPGFIDIHTHLRDPGYEWKEDIETGSLSAVAGGITSLCCMANTDPVNDNPSVTRYIIEKARKVNLCDIFPVGALTKGLKGEEIAEIGQMVEAGIVAVSDDGEVPQDTKLLRNAFDYAKSFGIPVLCHSEDKTLSAGGHMNEGYLSTILGIPGIPPEAEEIGTARDIMIAKMTGAKIHICHVSTKGALEIIKKAKEEGVKVTCEITPHHFSLTEAAVKTFDTNAKMAPPLRTEDDVKACKNALFEGVADVIATDHAPHSKDEKMVEFTNAPYGIIGFPTLLPLSLNLVREGILTLSQMVEKLTINPAKVINMKEIGSLKPGNRANITIFDPEEEFTLTEEMIFSKSKNTPFLNQKLKGRVKLTIKNGKIVYNNL, encoded by the coding sequence ATGGACAGCCTTTTGATAAAAGGAGCTTACATCGTTGACCCGGCCCAAAACATTGAAGAGAAAAGAGATGTTTTAATAGAGAACGGTAAAATAGTTAAAACAGAAAAAAACATTCCAGAAAGTCAGGCATCCAGAATCGTTGATGTAGAAGGTCTAATTCTTACGCCGGGCTTTATAGATATCCACACTCATCTTAGAGACCCGGGATATGAATGGAAAGAGGATATAGAAACAGGAAGCCTTTCTGCTGTAGCCGGCGGTATTACATCTTTGTGCTGCATGGCAAACACTGACCCTGTTAATGACAATCCTTCTGTAACAAGATATATTATAGAAAAAGCCAGAAAAGTTAATCTTTGTGATATTTTTCCTGTAGGTGCATTAACTAAAGGTCTTAAAGGAGAAGAGATAGCAGAAATAGGACAGATGGTTGAAGCCGGTATTGTGGCTGTCTCAGATGATGGAGAAGTCCCTCAGGATACAAAACTTTTAAGAAACGCCTTTGATTACGCTAAAAGTTTTGGAATTCCTGTTCTATGTCACAGTGAAGATAAAACACTTTCAGCCGGTGGCCATATGAATGAAGGTTATCTATCTACAATCCTTGGGATTCCCGGCATACCACCTGAAGCTGAAGAGATAGGAACAGCAAGAGACATAATGATCGCAAAAATGACAGGAGCCAAAATTCACATCTGCCACGTATCAACAAAAGGTGCGCTTGAGATTATCAAAAAAGCAAAAGAAGAAGGAGTAAAAGTAACCTGTGAAATAACCCCCCATCATTTTTCTCTTACAGAAGCGGCCGTAAAAACATTTGACACAAACGCAAAGATGGCTCCACCTTTAAGAACAGAAGATGATGTTAAAGCGTGTAAAAACGCTCTTTTTGAAGGAGTTGCAGATGTAATAGCAACAGACCACGCTCCCCACTCAAAAGATGAGAAAATGGTGGAATTTACCAATGCCCCTTACGGTATCATAGGATTTCCAACACTTCTGCCCCTTTCCTTAAATCTTGTAAGAGAAGGAATCCTCACCCTCTCCCAGATGGTAGAAAAACTTACAATCAATCCCGCAAAAGTAATAAACATGAAAGAGATAGGTTCTTTAAAACCGGGTAACCGTGCTAATATCACTATTTTTGATCCGGAAGAAGAGTTTACCCTTACAGAAGAGATGATATTTTCAAAAAGTAAAAACACACCATTTCTTAACCAAAAACTTAAAGGAAGGGTGAAATTGACTATTAAAAATGGTAAAATAGTATATAATAATTTATAA
- a CDS encoding SDH family Clp fold serine proteinase produces the protein MQGGSPFDIFWLLIIFFSLWPLFQQKNIEWARLRLIKKIEEKRKSRVITMIHRQERLAFMGFPLMKFITIEDSERILRAIRMTPDDMPIDLIIHTPGGLALAATQIASALTKHKSPVRVIVPHYAMSGGTLIALAADEVIMDPNAVLGPLDPQLGQFPAPSIVKAFKMKKDNLKDETLILADVAEKALNQMKNTIKNILLVKGYKENKAKEIAELLTCGYWTHDYPLTVDVLKEIGINVKTDVPDEVYDLMELYYQPGLTSSVQYIPVPYGEPKKENIPIKKPH, from the coding sequence ATGCAGGGAGGTTCTCCTTTTGATATTTTCTGGCTTCTAATTATTTTCTTCTCTTTATGGCCACTCTTCCAGCAAAAAAACATTGAGTGGGCAAGATTAAGACTTATAAAGAAAATTGAAGAAAAAAGGAAATCAAGAGTAATAACAATGATACACCGCCAGGAAAGGCTCGCTTTTATGGGTTTTCCACTTATGAAATTTATAACAATAGAAGATTCAGAAAGAATCTTAAGAGCCATCAGAATGACACCGGACGATATGCCGATAGATCTTATAATTCACACTCCTGGCGGACTTGCACTTGCAGCAACTCAGATAGCATCAGCTTTAACAAAGCACAAAAGTCCTGTGAGAGTTATAGTACCCCACTACGCAATGTCAGGCGGAACTCTCATAGCCCTTGCTGCAGATGAAGTTATAATGGATCCCAATGCTGTTCTCGGACCTCTTGACCCGCAGTTGGGACAGTTCCCGGCTCCATCCATTGTAAAAGCCTTTAAAATGAAAAAAGATAACCTTAAAGATGAAACTCTAATCCTCGCTGATGTTGCCGAGAAAGCCTTAAACCAGATGAAAAATACTATTAAAAATATTTTACTTGTCAAAGGATATAAAGAAAATAAGGCAAAGGAGATAGCTGAACTTTTAACCTGCGGTTATTGGACTCACGATTATCCTCTTACTGTTGATGTTTTGAAAGAGATAGGGATAAATGTAAAAACTGATGTTCCTGATGAAGTTTATGACCTGATGGAACTTTATTACCAGCCGGGATTAACAAGTTCTGTTCAGTATATTCCTGTACCTTACGGAGAACCAAAAAAAGAAAACATTCCCATAAAGAAACCTCATTAG
- a CDS encoding CarD family transcriptional regulator — protein MIKVGDKVAYPPHGVGVVEGEEKRQIGDKKIIFFRIKILGKNMSVLVPETVIETSGIRPVLSKEEVEEIFHFLAEVPSDISNKWTVRHRLNVDRIKTGEIKELAIVVRNLSYRTKDKELSYSEKRMFEDAFEKLSEEIALSLGKDIKEIKKKIRKILKEVKSK, from the coding sequence TTGATAAAAGTAGGAGATAAGGTCGCATATCCTCCCCACGGAGTGGGAGTGGTTGAGGGAGAAGAGAAAAGACAGATAGGAGATAAAAAAATAATATTTTTCCGAATCAAGATTCTTGGCAAAAACATGTCTGTTCTCGTTCCAGAAACTGTAATTGAAACATCCGGTATCAGGCCTGTTTTAAGCAAAGAAGAGGTAGAAGAGATTTTTCACTTTTTAGCAGAAGTTCCCTCAGACATAAGCAACAAATGGACTGTAAGACATAGACTTAATGTTGATAGAATAAAAACCGGCGAAATAAAAGAACTTGCAATTGTTGTTAGAAATCTCTCTTATAGAACAAAAGATAAAGAGCTTTCATACTCAGAAAAAAGAATGTTTGAAGATGCTTTTGAAAAACTCTCCGAAGAGATAGCCTTATCACTTGGAAAAGATATAAAGGAAATTAAGAAGAAAATCAGGAAAATTTTAAAAGAGGTAAAAAGTAAATGA
- a CDS encoding PIN/TRAM domain-containing protein — MNIQRLIGVFFIFLLLVSTLIFRNYGFTSTQSMFIGILITASAVLLYTFVFHQKKFKLRGLVVFCAGFFLGLYLAKGITISLYAIFTNFPYLQEILYLTLPYLFGFAFLELIGDKPLSEIWKGESGLYATVKVLDTSALIDGRIVEVIKLGFVEGKIVIPRFVLEELQYLSDSTDPNTRTKGKKGLEQVAYLKGIKKPPVEIYEKDLPRIKEVDAKLVELCRLLKAKLITTDYNLNKVASIKGVEILNVNDLANALKPVVAVGEELVVFVIKEGKEKEQGVGYLEDGTMVVVDGGKAYIGHKVKGVVNNVLQTSSGKIIFIKPKEVIK; from the coding sequence ATGAATATCCAGCGTCTTATAGGCGTATTTTTCATATTTCTCCTTTTAGTTTCAACACTAATTTTTAGAAATTACGGATTTACTTCTACCCAATCAATGTTCATTGGTATTCTAATAACAGCCTCGGCAGTTTTACTCTACACATTTGTATTTCATCAGAAAAAATTCAAACTCAGGGGACTTGTAGTATTCTGCGCAGGTTTTTTCCTTGGCCTCTATCTTGCCAAAGGAATCACAATATCCCTTTATGCAATATTTACAAATTTTCCTTACCTTCAGGAGATTCTTTATCTGACTCTTCCTTACCTTTTCGGATTTGCTTTTCTTGAACTTATAGGAGACAAACCTCTGTCAGAAATATGGAAGGGGGAATCTGGACTTTACGCAACAGTAAAAGTGCTTGATACAAGCGCATTGATAGACGGAAGAATTGTTGAAGTTATAAAACTTGGTTTTGTAGAAGGAAAAATAGTTATTCCAAGATTTGTTCTTGAAGAATTACAGTATCTTTCAGACTCAACAGACCCTAATACACGGACAAAAGGGAAAAAAGGACTTGAGCAGGTAGCTTATCTTAAAGGAATAAAAAAACCACCTGTAGAAATTTACGAAAAAGACCTTCCCCGTATTAAAGAGGTTGACGCCAAACTCGTTGAACTGTGTAGGTTACTAAAGGCAAAGCTTATAACAACAGATTACAACCTTAATAAAGTTGCTTCAATCAAAGGAGTAGAGATATTAAACGTAAACGACCTTGCAAACGCATTAAAGCCTGTTGTTGCTGTTGGTGAAGAGCTTGTAGTTTTTGTAATAAAAGAAGGAAAGGAGAAAGAACAGGGAGTGGGATATCTTGAAGATGGAACTATGGTTGTTGTTGACGGTGGAAAAGCATACATAGGACATAAAGTAAAAGGTGTAGTTAACAACGTTCTTCAAACATCCTCAGGAAAAATTATATTTATAAAGCCAAAAGAGGTAATTAAGTGA